In Janibacter cremeus, a genomic segment contains:
- a CDS encoding enoyl-CoA hydratase-related protein, producing MGVTYEASNRLAQLVLDRPEAGNALDLDMARELHEQVRRALADPYVDILTLTANGSDFCVGSDTSEAEQSDDPTTAVFELAAALEELFTLLNSSAKLVLVGVQGLAAGSGLGLVLAGDLAFSSGDASFRVPPKGGTGAPDPGLAWLLPRAIGQQRALSFGLGGRTLDAATADGWGIAELAPDGDVPAALRDAAENLGGKHLWANSEMRRLLHASWETSRTELSQSEAVTLVRALLNRQQRR from the coding sequence GTGGGAGTCACGTACGAAGCATCCAACCGCCTGGCCCAACTCGTCCTCGACCGGCCCGAGGCCGGCAATGCGCTCGACCTCGACATGGCACGCGAGCTGCACGAGCAGGTCCGGCGCGCCCTGGCGGACCCCTACGTCGACATCCTGACGCTGACCGCCAACGGCTCCGACTTCTGCGTCGGGTCGGACACGAGCGAGGCCGAGCAGTCGGATGACCCGACGACCGCCGTCTTCGAGCTCGCCGCTGCGCTGGAGGAGCTCTTCACCCTCCTCAACTCCTCCGCCAAGCTCGTCCTCGTCGGCGTCCAGGGCCTCGCGGCCGGGTCCGGCCTCGGGCTCGTCCTCGCCGGGGACCTCGCCTTCTCCTCCGGCGACGCCTCCTTCCGCGTCCCGCCGAAGGGAGGGACCGGCGCCCCCGACCCGGGTCTGGCCTGGCTGCTGCCCCGGGCCATCGGCCAGCAGCGCGCGCTCTCCTTCGGTCTGGGGGGCCGCACGCTCGACGCGGCCACGGCAGACGGCTGGGGCATCGCCGAGCTCGCGCCGGACGGCGACGTGCCGGCGGCCCTGCGCGATGCCGCCGAGAACCTCGGCGGCAAGCACCTCTGGGCCAACTCCGAGATGCGCCGCCTGCTGCACGCCTCCTGGGAGACCTCGCGCACCGAGCTGTCGCAGTCCGAGGCGGTCACGCTCGTGCGCGCACTGCTCAACCGGCAGCAGCGGCGCTGA